Below is a genomic region from Asterias amurensis chromosome 4, ASM3211899v1.
GGTAAAGGCTCTGCGAGAActtaataataagaagaaaataaaaataaaaagatgttACCGCAAAATCCATCTTAAAAGGGGGCAAAGGCAAGACACAACTTGCCCCTTCATCAAATGGACTGGCTGAGCGAGCTGTGCGTACATTTAAAAACGCATGAACTGAGGTTGTTCATAGAACCTAGGACTGCTATGTGGAATGCTTTGAGCTGTCTGTTCCTTAAACCAACGGAATCGACCCTATCAGCGGGCAGCAACAATTCACAAGTTGTAGGGATATTCAAAAAATAGGATCAAGAGAGACAATGAGACCAACATTGATCGACAGatataaaacacattcaaagaCTTAAGTCCACAGGCAGCAccagttggattcgaacccataacaTTTCACATCATTGCTGAGTCATTAGGGATTAGGTTTGAAGccaagtcatgacacttgtgtccctgagcaagacacttttctCTCactgcttctcatcacccaggggtaaatgggtacctgtgagggcagagatggttcttgtgattgatttactgattgattgtttttgtgatttgattgatttcttttggtttaatttttactgcaattttagaGTGTTTACTGTATAGTATATAAATGTGAactttttatgagctaggtcacggagggcacatcttttttctacgacagttttttttattacttttgcccttccctggacggcatgtgcttgttttattgttttgtctgaagaattaaaataaaaataaaattaaaataacttaGTGGGCTACATactttggcagcacaggctgtgtaCTCCCAAGAGGGCTGAGATGTttcaaggaatgaaataaatagcCCAGTGACCAAAGGTAATAATATCCGAACGCAACGATCATTCTTTGGAATTGCTCTGTATAGAGTCAATATTACTATTATATTATATCACATTATTATACACCAtaggggaaactgactgggtattaTTTTATAGCAAAGAATTCAGAGATCCAAGTTTGACCGAGGATGGGAAGCCATTTTGACACCTTAAAAACAGCACCAGGTACTCCAATCAATTAAAATTCTATTACACCTCAAACTTCCCTTTATATTATTTCAACTCCCCTACAAAGGAATATGAAACTTCCTGAAAAAAGTTCAGAATCTGACAaatttcaatgggagacttcgaaacgctaggtggcagcagacttaccgggtaaatttccgaTGTgtacatagttctgagcatgcgcacattaccgcgAGCAAAggttttacctggtaagtcttttgtcacctagcgtcccaaaagtcccccttTGGAAATTTTGTTATAATTCAATGATAATTACttgtcaccgtggtcaagtggttagactgcaggactttcaatcacaaggttgttggttcgaatcccccagctattAACCGCTgattttcacaatgactagaataaatattatcgtctagttactgaatcacaacttctcgatttgtgtaattcataatcatagacgttaaaccaatgtttgtatgagagagaaatctgagagattggttgttgtcagcttgtgggagtttgccgagttccctagatgggaagatcatctatctaaaacaaacaaacaaacaaacaaacaaacaaccaatcaCTTAGTTTTTTGTCTTTTCAACGCTTGTTTATCGCTGGTCTCAATCAGCTTATCATGGACATGCATCAGACCTTTGAAGTATTTCACCGTCTTGACCCTTAACTCCAGAGTGGCGTCTTCGTCACATACTATGATGGTTCTAGGGTGCTGCTGGAAAGCGGACACCGTCCACATGTGGCTGATGCCTTCCTCTACTGCTTTGTATAGAGCGAAGGATTTGTGGGCACCAGTGATGATGATCATGACCTAAGGtgatgagagagaaaaaaaacacttgattaTTCCAACTTTTGTGTGTGTATGAAAACAATTCTAACATGGTATATTATTTGCAAGATATTGAAAGTAAatccatttttaaaggcagtgaacactattggtaactactcaaaataattgtaacgagcaatggagaactgttgatagtataaaacattgtgagaatcggctccctctgaagtaatgtagtttttgagaaagaaataattttccacgaatttgatttcgagacctcagaattagattttgaggtcccgaaatcaagcatctgaaagcacacaacttccgtgtgacaagggtgtttttttcgtcattattatctcgcaatttcgaggaccaatgtagtaaaaaaaattcacagttttgttattttgtgcacatgttgtgatataccaagtgagaatactggtcttcgacaattaccaatagtgtccggtgccttttaATCATTAGAAAGTCATATTTATCATAAGAACTCATTGCTGCGAGTATTGTTCACATAGAAGTAATGAGATTGCCATCTCAACACGAATGTAACCCGCTCTATCAAATTGAGGAATATCGAGTAAGTTTAATTTTTGAGTTTTATCATATAATCCCAACAAGCAAATCtcaacatttcaaataaaataaaaatcatgatcATATGACCTTCCTGTTCGAAATACTGTGGAATTTTCAATGACATTGACACTACATTTTACAAcccgttttttttaaaatttttttataACCCCTCACACacccattaaaacaatattttttacaaaatgaaaacataaattctttttttttagtcagACAAACATAAGGACcaaaatttacaaacaactcATGAGAAGTTAAGTCATAATGTGTAGAAAACTTCAACattaaatttgacaatttttacctGAAATCTTTGAGTAATTTTCGTTGTTTTTTCCAACTTGAAATGCAAGTTTTGTTGCGTCCTAGTCTGAGACAGCGGGGTGCAACGCACCTTGAAACCCCTTGGAGCTATACAGCAAACATCACCCGCGTCTCGTGCATAGCGCTTGTGGATACTCTGCTTGAAGACTAGGGAACAGACTTCATTTGCAATTTTCTCGTGCATGTTTCTCATGATTTTAGCGATATTTCTCACCCAACACAAAGTTTAACTGCAAGATTATTCCTTTAACTTTCAGAATTGTTTGGGTTTGAAATAATTCAATTATGACAAACCACGAAATATTACTGAAGATCAgacactttttttctcaaactttGATAAACATTCTCCTGGATAAAATTTGCGGCAACACATAGCGAGCGGCAACGACGTCAAATGTAGCTTTGCTCTCTTACGCGTGCCATGGACAAAACCCGCAATGTACACTTGTATCCTGCCTGTATGTTGCGCGCACAGCAGACCCAGGCTAGCGTTCACGCGCCACGCAACAGCACTGGGTCGGGTGATGGCCTCTCACGCTGTATGGATAAACAGACGCCTCGGTCTGTAAGCCATACTAATCTCGCGACGCAAATTTTTGAGGAGAGAGGTCAAATTGATGAGAGAGGGTTTCCTTGTGACTCCAGTAACATGCAATGCAGTCATCGAACGTATCGATGGTGTGTATAAATAGACAGATGAGGTCGATAGCTTCACAACAGTATATGTTGGTGGTGCTGTTGCGTTTGTGCATAGTGCAGAAATCGCGGCTTCAAAAGGGGCGAATGTTTGTCTCTTGGGAGTTTTTTTGATAATTAGGACAAGAACATGGCTCAGAAATCATCTGTTTTTGCATCTTTATTAATGTTTTGACGAAAAGGTAAGACCATAGTATGGCTAATCAACCTAAAAgcacataaataaaaaaattgaaagttttcaattaaaaaaaaaaaattatgattcgTGTTGGGTGTCaaattacacaaaatgagaCTTTACTCGATATTCCTCATTACAATGTAGCGGGCCACAAATTAACAATTTATTGCAGGCCTggattttcatctttgaacGGGCAGGGCCATTTTTTCCATTGGAAGAGCAACTgttgaaggggcatcaaggctaTTACAATGTGTATGGAGGCCAAGACTAGGGTAATTGAGGTCAAGACAAGGGTATCCGAGGCCAAGATGAGGGTAACAAAGGTAAAAGAGCAGGGTAACACATGTCAAGGCCAGGAACACAGAGCCAAGAACAGGGTAACGAAAAAAGTAAATGAGCCAAGACCAGTTCAGATGTCAAGACAAGGGCAATGGAAGACAGGACCAGGGTAAAGGAGGCCAAGCACAGAGTAACAGAGGCCatgcctgcgtgtaattccaagCCTGTTAAGATTCCAGATCAAATTTGTACCAAAAACCCCCCAGAAAACACCACTCACCTCTTTGGCGTCCATGACAGTACCAACACCCACTGTTAGTGCGCTTGTCGGTACCTTTGTAATGTCCCCGTCAAAGAATCTTGCATTAGCGATGATTGTATCATGGGCTAAGGTCTTGACTCGTGTCCTGGATACCAGACTAGAACCTGGCTCGTTGAAAGCTATATGACCATCTGGACCTATGCCTGCTCATGGAAAGTAtggacaaaataaacaaaactgctAGTTATTAACAAAATCGTTAAAATTTGACTTCCTTGTAGTTGAGAAGCATTTTGGTGATACCAAAAAGCTCCTGATTCATCTTCTCAGTATTGTATGCAAGGTTTTCTTGGATTACTACTTAGTTAAAATTTTAGGCCTACATTATTTACACTGAAATCTAACTAAGCTAGCAAAATTATTGAAAgcaatgcctttaaagccatcggaacagaaacaaaattagaagttcacagatttacaaataccttacagggtttacagaaggtaatggtaaaagacttatcttgaaatattattccatgcaatgctttattttttgagaaaacattaaaaacaatatcaattctcgatatcaagaattacggatttatttcaaacacatgtcatgacacggcaaaacgtgcggaaacaagggtgggttttcccgttattttctcccgactccaatgaccgattaagcctaaattttcacaggtttgttattttatatagaagttgtgatacacaaagtatggaccttggacaatactgttaaccgaaagtgtccaatggctttaaatggcgTAAGAAATATCGGATATGAAATTCCTGCTAAGAAGAAATAGACAAAGGTGATAAGAAGCACAAAGAAATTGATGATGGATATATAAACATATTCAATCCAATATCTAAATGAATTCTGATGCAAATAAAGTTAACTTGATTAAAAGAATAATTAAAGTTATTTAAATTCAGTTCACTAGGCCTACAACTAAATATTCAATTTAACAGAGTACAATTCAAGTTAAATCAGTTAAAATCAATTGTATTCAatgcaattcaattcatttaaaatcaaattaatcGAAATCAATCAGCTTCAATGCAATTCAATTCATATAAATCAATCAGTTTTAAATCAAAAGCATTTTGATTCAATGCAGTTCTTTTCAAATCAATCAAATCCCGTTAGATCAATGCAATtcatttcaaatcaaaacaaatttgatcaatgcaattattttgaatCAATCGAAATAAATTTGGTCAATATAATTTATGTCAAATCAAAATCAATGAAATCATAGCAATACAGATCAATAGGATTCAATGCACtacaattcaaatcaattcaatgcAAAAAGCAAGCTTCAATGCAATTCAAACTCAAATCATTCAGATTCAATGcagttcaattcaaatcaaatcaaatcaagtcaTTTATCAATTAGATTCAATGCACATAAATTTCGAATCAATGCACATCAATAAATTcaatacaaatcaataaatatcAATTCATATCAATTAGAAAATAagattcaattcagttcaaatcaaatcaaatcacatAATATCAATTAGAttcaaagcaaacaaattcatttcaaatcaATGCACATAAAATATATGTAAATTCGATGCAATTAAAATCAATCGATATCAATTAGAGTAAAAGATGCAATTCAACTCAAGTCAATTCAAAtcgaatcaaatcaaatcaaatcaattagTATCAATCAGATGCATTTCAATTCGACATAAAATTCAATAAAACCATTAAACATCGGTCATATGTGCAATACCATCAAATTAAAATCAATTCAGTTCATATCAATGCACATCAAATTCAATAGACACAATGCAATCCAATTCAAATGAAATCATATCACAATCGTCAATACTCATTTCAACATTGTCAAATGCACAACAACAtcctgaagcccggttcatacttcctgcaaatgcgattgcgatacaaattttgaagatAAAGGGCTGTTCTTGCACCAAATGTTTCGCAACAGATGCAAATTATTCAGTGCGAATTTGTGACGCAaaaatttgtttcttatttgtaaataatatttgaaaaacaacatcctgaagcccggttcatacttcctgcaaatgcgaatacAATACAAATGTTTACGTTACAGTGCTGTTTTTGCACCAAATGTTTCGCAACAGATGCAAATTATTCAGTGACGCCAAAACTTGTATCTCATTTGTACTCGCAGTAAGTTGAACCTGGCTAAACTCAATA
It encodes:
- the LOC139936742 gene encoding glucosamine-6-phosphate deaminase 2-like, yielding MRLVILDDYSKASEWAAKYVRNRILEFNPDADRYFTLGLPTGSTPIGMYKKLIEFHKAGDLSFKYVKTFNMDEYVGLARDHPESYHSFMWNQFFKHIDILPENAHLLNGNAESLQEECENYEKEITKAGGIELFIGGIGPDGHIAFNEPGSSLVSRTRVKTLAHDTIIANARFFDGDITKVPTSALTVGVGTVMDAKEVMIIITGAHKSFALYKAVEEGISHMWTVSAFQQHPRTIIVCDEDATLELRVKTVKYFKGLMHVHDKLIETSDKQALKRQKTK